The Marivirga tractuosa DSM 4126 genome contains the following window.
TTTTATTTATATTAATGTTTTATAACCTATAATTGCAAATGAAAAAGCTTCAAATCTTCTCTATTCTTCTATTTCTAAATATTTCAGTAGGATTTTCCCAAAACCATTATGGCAAAAATGGAATGGTAGCTAGCGCTTCCACTTACGCTTCCCAAGCTGGCTTAGAAATCCTAAAAGATGGGGGAAATGCAGTAGATGCTTCCATAGCCACAGCTTTCACATTGGCAGTTACTTGGCCCTTTGCAGGAAATATTGGGGGTGGCGGATTTATGGTCATTCATACAGAGGATGGCAATGTGACCACTTTTGATTTTAGGGAAAAAGCTCCTTTGGCCTCCACAAAAGATATGTTTTTGGATGAAAATGGAAAGTTAAAATCAGGCAGTAATCATAATACTGCACTTGCGATTGGTGTACCAGGCACCATTGCGGGTTTATATGACGCTCATCAAAAATATGGCGAAATAGAATGGGAAAAGCTTTTAGAACGAGCTATTCAGTTAGCTGAATATGGTTTTCCATTACCGCAATCCTTAGCGAAGGATTTCTTTTATTTTGCTGAAAACCCTGATCAATTTCCCGAAATGCAATCATTCATCACAAGAGATGGAAAAGTAGTGGGGTTTGGTGAATTCTGGAAGCAACCCGCTCTTGCTGAAACATTAAAAAAGATTCAAGATGAAGGAAAAAAAGCATTTTATGAAGGGGAAACAGCACAAACTTTAGTGGATTACATTCAATCTCAAGATGGTATTATCACCACGGAAGATCTTGCTGCATATGAAGCCATAGAACGACAACCCATTCATTCCACTTTTAAAGACTATGATTTATATGGTATGCCTTTGCCAAGTTCAGGAGGTGTGGCCGTCACTCAAATGATGAATATGTGGGAGCAATTGGATGAAGTTCCTGAAATGGGGTCAGTCGAATATTATCACACACTAGCAGAGATCATGAGGAAAGCATTTAAAGACAGAGCACAATATCTGGGCGATAATGATTTTATTGAAATTCCAGATTTAGAAAGATTGCTATCTAAGAACTATGCTCGAGATCTGTTAAAAGAAATTGATTTTGAGCAAGTCGGCAAAAGCGATAGTACGGCTATTCAAATAATTTCGGAAGGTCAAGAAACTACGCACTTGTCTGTGATGGACGAGACAGGAATGGCCGTATCGATGACCACTACGCTTGAACAAGGTTATGGTGTTAAGATGCAATCTCCCGAATTGGGCTTTCTATTGAATAATGAAATGGGAGATTTTAATGCTGTCCCTGGCGAAACCAATAATTCAGGACAAATTGGAACGCCTGCCAACACCATAGAACCCGGCAAAAGAATGCTTTCCAGTATGAGTCCATTCATAGTAAAGAAAAACAATCAACCTTTCCTGGTAATCGGAAGTCCTGGAGGAAGAACGATTATCAACACGGTTTTTCAAACTATTCTTGCGACCACGGTTTACGAATACCCCATGAATCAAGCAATAGAAGCACCCAAAATCCATCATCAATGGTTACCGGATAGAATCGTTTACGAAGAATACAAAATGGCTCCTGAAACATTAGAAGCTCTAGAGGCAATGGGACATGAAATCCACATGCGAAGTTTTTTAGGCAGGTTAATGGGGATTAAATATAATGCAGAAACTGGCTTTATGGAGGGTGCTGCAGATAGCGGAAGTCCTGATGGAGAGGTGGCTTCTTATTAATCCATTGTTTCTATCTCCTCATCTAACATAACCCTATATATCTTGTCTTCTGGAAAAATATAACCGTCATCTACAACATAGCCTTTGTTATAAAGAGCCAAAGCTTTCTGAAATTCTATTTTAGCCAACTGCAAATCATTTTCAGATTTCAAAACTTGTGCCATATAGAAATGATTTTCTGCAAGATCATTATATTCTTGTTGCTTTTGAAAATTTTCTTTTGCTTTCTCTAAATCTCCAAGCTCCATATACAATACTCCAAGATGAATGTAATCGTATATCCCTATTAAATAGTCTTCCGTTTTCATCTGCTTCTCCATAATCTCAATTGCTTTCTGATTTCTACCTAATGCTTTATAGCAAAGTGCTCTTATTACCTCTAGATGGTGATTTCCATTAGCCGAATGTCCTATATCCCCAACAAAAATTTCTTTCAAGTATTCAATATCAGTAATTGCGCCAGCATAATCACGGAAGAATTGATATCTACAGGAAGCCCTATAACCCAAATTTCCCAGGGGATCATATTTAACTGCTAAATCAATAAGTCTTTTCCATTCTATAAAATCACCACTTTTAAGATACGCTACTGATTTTGCTCTGTATGGATAGGCAAAAGTAGAGTCTATTGCAATAGCTGCATCCATAGCCATTTGGAACTCTTTGCTAAATTGATAGTGACCAGCAGCATTTTCGGTTTGCATACAAGCCTCATATTTCAGACTATCTCCAGTATGTATAAAATAGTTGCAATTAGGTTGAGAAATAGACAGGTGAGAAAAGAATAAAAAGCTGATGATTAAATAATATTTCATAAGTTTAAGGGCAAGGTTAAGGCATTATTTCAATGATTTCACCTCTGTCAATCTTGAAAATTAAGTATTGATAATAATCTAGGGTCATATTATCCATCTCTTCCATTTCAATTGGAAGCCAACCCTCCATCTTTTTGGTCAGCTCAAGGATTTGATCACTAATTTTAGCA
Protein-coding sequences here:
- the ggt gene encoding gamma-glutamyltransferase — translated: MKKLQIFSILLFLNISVGFSQNHYGKNGMVASASTYASQAGLEILKDGGNAVDASIATAFTLAVTWPFAGNIGGGGFMVIHTEDGNVTTFDFREKAPLASTKDMFLDENGKLKSGSNHNTALAIGVPGTIAGLYDAHQKYGEIEWEKLLERAIQLAEYGFPLPQSLAKDFFYFAENPDQFPEMQSFITRDGKVVGFGEFWKQPALAETLKKIQDEGKKAFYEGETAQTLVDYIQSQDGIITTEDLAAYEAIERQPIHSTFKDYDLYGMPLPSSGGVAVTQMMNMWEQLDEVPEMGSVEYYHTLAEIMRKAFKDRAQYLGDNDFIEIPDLERLLSKNYARDLLKEIDFEQVGKSDSTAIQIISEGQETTHLSVMDETGMAVSMTTTLEQGYGVKMQSPELGFLLNNEMGDFNAVPGETNNSGQIGTPANTIEPGKRMLSSMSPFIVKKNNQPFLVIGSPGGRTIINTVFQTILATTVYEYPMNQAIEAPKIHHQWLPDRIVYEEYKMAPETLEALEAMGHEIHMRSFLGRLMGIKYNAETGFMEGAADSGSPDGEVASY
- a CDS encoding tetratricopeptide repeat protein, whose amino-acid sequence is MKYYLIISFLFFSHLSISQPNCNYFIHTGDSLKYEACMQTENAAGHYQFSKEFQMAMDAAIAIDSTFAYPYRAKSVAYLKSGDFIEWKRLIDLAVKYDPLGNLGYRASCRYQFFRDYAGAITDIEYLKEIFVGDIGHSANGNHHLEVIRALCYKALGRNQKAIEIMEKQMKTEDYLIGIYDYIHLGVLYMELGDLEKAKENFQKQQEYNDLAENHFYMAQVLKSENDLQLAKIEFQKALALYNKGYVVDDGYIFPEDKIYRVMLDEEIETMD